In Pseudomonas sp. Leaf58, one DNA window encodes the following:
- a CDS encoding LysR family transcriptional regulator → MDIDQARTFLEIVRCGSLVAAAERLFVSQTAITARVQRLEQQLGCQLFVRSRNGASLTSDGEAFVSYANQLVQTWEAARRDLPLPEGCQQVLHVGGEVSLGNPMMLDWVSALHRELPSHAIRSEVSDGESLLRKVEMGLLDAALVYQPTYGPGLQVEQLMEEKLIRVRRVGQPDPYIYIDWGEAFRRQHDAALPDCARPALSFNLGPLALQFILDQGGSGYFRTRVVQAYLDSGVFERVPQAPEFTYPTFLVYPRKRDSEALQQAFAILRRLVAAGASDWSQRWDPVI, encoded by the coding sequence ATGGACATCGATCAGGCCCGAACCTTTCTGGAAATCGTGCGCTGCGGCAGCCTGGTCGCCGCCGCCGAGCGCCTGTTCGTGTCACAGACAGCGATTACCGCACGGGTGCAGCGCCTGGAGCAGCAACTGGGTTGCCAGTTGTTCGTGCGCAGCCGCAACGGCGCCAGCCTGACCAGCGATGGCGAGGCATTCGTCAGTTATGCCAACCAACTGGTGCAAACCTGGGAAGCCGCACGCCGCGACCTGCCGCTGCCCGAAGGCTGCCAACAAGTGTTGCACGTGGGCGGCGAAGTGAGCCTGGGCAACCCGATGATGCTCGACTGGGTCAGTGCCCTGCACCGCGAGCTGCCTAGCCACGCCATCCGTAGCGAGGTCAGCGACGGCGAGTCGCTGCTGCGCAAGGTCGAGATGGGTTTGCTGGATGCCGCGCTGGTTTACCAGCCGACCTACGGCCCAGGCCTGCAGGTAGAGCAGTTGATGGAGGAGAAGCTGATCCGCGTACGCCGGGTCGGCCAGCCAGACCCGTACATCTACATCGACTGGGGCGAAGCCTTCCGCCGCCAGCATGACGCCGCCCTGCCCGACTGCGCGCGCCCGGCGCTCAGCTTCAACCTGGGCCCCCTAGCCCTGCAGTTCATTCTCGACCAGGGTGGCAGCGGCTACTTCCGCACGCGGGTGGTGCAGGCTTATCTAGACAGCGGGGTGTTCGAGCGGGTACCGCAAGCGCCGGAGTTCACCTACCCGACGTTCCTGGTGTACCCGCGCAAACGCGACAGCGAAGCCCTGCAACAGGCCTTCGCCATCCTGCGCCGGCTAGTGGCCGCCGGCGCCAGCGATTGGTCACAACGCTGGGACCCGGTTATCTAA
- a CDS encoding propionyl-CoA synthetase, which translates to MSYQHSYAHSISDPAAFWAEQAAHLAWHRKPALTLQDNADGTHRWFADGRLNSSYLALDHQIELGRGEQLALIYDSPVTGVQQAFTYNQLRDEVARLAGLLRQLGVNKGDGVIIYMPMVPQAAMAMLACARIGAVHSVVFGGFAANELALRIDDARPTLLLTASCGLEFDRVIEYKPLVDRALQLARHQPRNVLVLQRPQARANLQAGRDLDWQAALASAEPVAPVELDAGDPLYIMYTSGTTGKPKGIVRENGGNAVALCYAMRHIYGMQAGDVWWGISDVGWVVGHSLIVYGPLMSGCTTVFYEGKPIRTPDASAYWRVVEQYRVNALFCAPTAMRAIRKEDPEGELIRKHDLSSLRQLFLAGEKLDSSTHEWLERVSGKPVHDHWWQTETGWPVTAPCVGLEGSAAKPGSSNRAVPGYHVRVLDDEGHLLGPNHQGSIVIALPLPPGCSQTLWGDHERYLQAYLRTYPGYYHTGDGGYLDDDGFVYIMGRTDDVINVSGHRLSTGEMEDLVARHPAVAECAVIGVHDEIKGQVPLALVVLKDGEGIAEAQLLVDLVGSVREEIGALACFNRVRLVKRLPKTRSGKILRAVLRKIADGQAYVPPSTLDDPAVLGEIEAVLADLPRAG; encoded by the coding sequence ATGAGCTACCAGCACAGCTACGCCCATTCCATTTCCGACCCTGCCGCTTTCTGGGCGGAACAGGCCGCGCACCTGGCCTGGCACCGCAAACCTGCCCTTACCCTGCAAGACAACGCCGACGGCACCCACCGCTGGTTCGCCGACGGCCGCCTGAACAGCAGCTACCTGGCCCTTGATCATCAAATCGAGCTGGGCCGTGGCGAGCAGTTGGCGCTGATCTACGATTCGCCGGTGACCGGCGTGCAGCAGGCCTTCACCTATAACCAGCTGCGTGACGAGGTGGCGCGCCTGGCGGGCTTGTTGCGCCAGCTGGGGGTGAACAAGGGCGATGGCGTGATCATTTACATGCCTATGGTGCCGCAAGCGGCCATGGCCATGCTGGCCTGTGCGCGGATTGGTGCGGTGCACTCGGTGGTGTTCGGCGGCTTTGCCGCCAACGAACTGGCGTTGCGCATCGACGATGCCCGGCCGACGCTGCTGCTGACGGCGTCCTGCGGGCTTGAGTTCGACCGGGTGATCGAATACAAGCCGCTGGTCGACCGCGCCCTGCAACTGGCCCGGCACCAGCCGCGCAACGTGCTGGTGCTGCAACGGCCGCAGGCGCGTGCCAACCTGCAAGCGGGCCGCGACCTGGACTGGCAGGCAGCACTGGCCAGCGCCGAACCGGTGGCCCCGGTGGAGCTGGATGCAGGCGACCCGCTGTACATCATGTACACCTCAGGCACCACCGGCAAACCCAAGGGCATCGTGCGGGAAAACGGCGGCAATGCCGTGGCGCTGTGTTATGCCATGCGCCACATCTACGGCATGCAGGCGGGCGATGTGTGGTGGGGCATATCCGACGTGGGCTGGGTGGTCGGCCATTCGCTGATCGTCTACGGGCCGCTGATGAGCGGCTGCACCACGGTGTTCTACGAAGGCAAGCCGATCCGCACCCCGGACGCCTCGGCCTACTGGCGGGTGGTGGAGCAGTACCGGGTCAACGCCCTGTTCTGTGCGCCTACCGCCATGCGCGCCATTCGCAAGGAAGACCCGGAGGGTGAACTGATCCGCAAGCACGACCTGAGTTCGCTGCGCCAGCTGTTTCTGGCTGGGGAGAAGCTCGATTCCAGCACCCACGAATGGCTGGAGCGGGTCAGTGGCAAGCCGGTGCATGACCACTGGTGGCAGACCGAGACGGGCTGGCCGGTTACCGCGCCCTGCGTCGGGCTGGAAGGCAGTGCGGCCAAGCCGGGTTCAAGCAACCGTGCTGTGCCGGGCTACCATGTGCGTGTGCTGGACGACGAGGGCCACTTGCTGGGGCCTAACCACCAGGGTTCGATCGTTATCGCCCTGCCATTGCCGCCTGGCTGCAGCCAGACGCTGTGGGGCGACCACGAGCGTTACTTGCAGGCTTACCTGCGCACTTACCCCGGGTATTACCACACCGGCGATGGTGGCTACTTGGATGATGACGGCTTCGTCTACATCATGGGGCGTACGGATGACGTGATCAACGTGTCCGGGCACCGGTTGTCCACCGGCGAGATGGAAGACTTGGTGGCGCGCCACCCGGCAGTGGCCGAGTGCGCGGTGATTGGCGTGCATGACGAGATCAAGGGGCAGGTGCCGCTGGCGCTGGTGGTGCTCAAGGACGGCGAGGGCATTGCCGAGGCGCAGTTGCTGGTGGACTTGGTGGGCAGTGTGCGTGAGGAGATCGGCGCGCTGGCCTGCTTCAACCGGGTGCGCTTGGTGAAGCGGTTGCCCAAGACCCGCTCGGGGAAAATCTTGCGCGCGGTGCTGCGCAAGATTGCCGACGGGCAGGCCTATGTGCCGCCGTCGACCCTGGATGACCCGGCAGTGCTGGGGGAGATCGAGGCGGTGCTGGCGGATTTGCCCAGGGCGGGTTGA